The Mytilus galloprovincialis chromosome 2, xbMytGall1.hap1.1, whole genome shotgun sequence genome has a window encoding:
- the LOC143062018 gene encoding uncharacterized protein LOC143062018, with product MFLDDPKSVCDVCHDFKPFIARVGGKVDGQIAVSFPNCIYPRNCSDLKPRSAICDDRKEKKIEEGTCDRTPPPMPMMPGMNMGEANSKRGLIRISQSKMAHNKAISRLMNGRTMSMAMEG from the exons ATGTTCT TGGACGATCCAAAAAGTGTTTGTGACGTGTGTCATGATTTCAAACCATTCATAGCCAGAG TTGGTGGTAAAGTGGACG GGCAAATTGCAGTTTCATTTCCAAACTGCATTTATCCAAGGAACTGTTCTGACCTGAAGCCTAGATCAGCAATATGTGATGACAGGAAGGAAAAGAAGATAGAGGAAGGAACATGTGACAGGACACCTCCACCAATGCCAATGATGCCTGGTATGAACATGGGAGAAGCTAACAGTAAGAGAGGACTGATCAGGATCTCCCAATCAAAAATGGCACACAACAAAGCCATATCCAGACTTATGAATGGTAGGACCATGTCAATGGCGATGGAAGGATGA